A genomic region of Methanomassiliicoccales archaeon contains the following coding sequences:
- a CDS encoding imidazoleglycerol-phosphate dehydratase, which yields MRTAEVNRKTRETDIKAKIELDGKGTARVDVDDQFLTHMLESLTKYASFDVVLQAKGDNEHHLIEDVAIVLGTAMREAIGKQPIERISSATVPMDDALVTVALDLIDRPYVDVDCPDVLYQHFLRSFAMSSGMTLHVLVVRGFDEHHIVEATVKALGLALRQAVVPRADLLSTKAQPRVRKK from the coding sequence ATGAGGACTGCGGAAGTGAACAGGAAGACAAGGGAGACGGATATAAAGGCGAAGATAGAGCTGGATGGCAAAGGAACGGCGAGAGTGGATGTCGACGATCAGTTCCTCACCCATATGCTCGAGTCCCTGACCAAATATGCCTCTTTCGACGTGGTCCTCCAGGCCAAAGGAGACAACGAGCACCACCTCATTGAGGATGTAGCCATCGTCCTGGGCACGGCCATGCGAGAGGCCATAGGCAAGCAGCCGATAGAGAGGATTTCCTCGGCCACGGTGCCAATGGATGATGCTCTGGTCACGGTCGCCCTGGACCTCATTGACCGTCCTTACGTGGACGTCGATTGCCCGGACGTGCTCTATCAACACTTCCTGCGCTCCTTCGCCATGAGCAGCGGGATGACCTTGCACGTGCTGGTGGTCCGAGGGTTCGACGAGCACCACATCGTGGAGGCGACGGTGAAGGCGCTCGGTCTGGCGTTGCGCCAGGCGGTGGTTCCGCGAGCTGACCTGCTCAGCACCAAGGCCCAGCCCAGAGTGAGGAAGAAGTAG